One Podospora pseudopauciseta strain CBS 411.78 chromosome 5 map unlocalized CBS411.78m_5, whole genome shotgun sequence DNA window includes the following coding sequences:
- a CDS encoding uncharacterized protein (EggNog:ENOG503NX49; COG:C): protein MASWYRSYDVAYLRDPDDNRPNCDPRGGRSLFCLNRYKSPLARLDLEPVHLFYSLILNSYPTTPFHPLSRLQSQLSHDSSPVITMSIPKTQKQWLITGADKGLDGLVYQDAPVPTPGDHEVLVHLRGASLNYRDLIIPRGMYPFPLNLPVVACSDGAGEVVAVGSKVTKWKKGDKVLTLFNQGHQRGDMDIAASKTGLGGCFDGTLRQYGTFAETGVAKMPSNLNYVESASLVCAGLTSWNALYGLKPLKKGQWVVTQGTGGVSLFALQFAKAAGAHVIATTSTAEKAEMLKKLGADHVINYREDVNWGETARKLTPGGEGVEHVIEVGGADTFTQSLSAVKMEGVISVIGFLGGAAPKDNILETLSRVCTVRGVYVGSREQLEAMCAEIEKHDIHPVMDKTVFTLEKAKEAYEYMWAKKHTGKIPITIE from the exons ATGGCATCGTGGTATCGTAGCTATGACGTTGCATATCTGCGGGACCCGGACGACAACCGACCAAATTGTGACCCCAGAGGAGGTAGGAGCTTGTTTTGCTTGAACAGATATAAAAGCCCTCTGGCTCGTCTCGACCTAGAACCTGTTCATCTATTTTACTCTCTCATTCTCAATTCAtaccccacaaccccctttcaCCCCCTATCACGTCTCCAATCTCAGCTTTCACACGATTCATCACCAGTCATCACAATGTCCATCCCAAAGACCCAGAAGCAGTGGCTCATCACCGGAGCCGACAAGGGCCTCGACGGCCTCGTCTACCAAGACGCTCCCGTCCCCACCCCCGGCGACCATGAGGTCCTCGTCCACCTTCGCGGCGCCTCACTCAACTACCGCgatctcatcatccccaggGGAATGTATCCCTTCCCGCTCAACCTCCCAGTAGTAGCCTGCTCCGACGGCGCCGGCGAGGTTGTCGCTGTTGGGTCCAAGGTCACAAAGTGGAAAAAGGGCGACAAGGTCCTCACCCTCTTTAACCAGGGCCATCAGAGAGGTGATATGGACATTGCGGCCAGCAAGACCGGTCTTGGCGGCTGCTTCGACGGCACCTTGAGGCAGTATGGTACTTTTGCCGAGACTGGTGTCGCCAAGATGCCCAGCAACTTGAACTACGTCGAGTCTGCTTCGCTTGTCTGTGCTGGTCTTACGAGCTGGAACGCTCTTTATGGTCTGAAGCCGTTGAAGAAGGGCCAGTGGGTTGTCACCCAGGGTACTGGTGGTGTTAGTTTGTTTGCTCTGCAG TTTGCCAAGGCTGCTGGCGCGCATGTCATCGCGACGACATCTACCGCCGAGAAGGCCGAGATGCTTAAGAAGTTGGGCGCCGACCACGTCATTAACTACAGGGAAGATGTCAACTGGGGTGAGACTGCCCGTAAGTTGACCcccggtggtgagggtgttgagcaTGTTATTGAGGTTGGCGGTGCCGACACTTTCACCCAGAGCTTGAGCGCTGTTAAGATGGAGGGTGTCATCTCCGTCATTGGATTCCTCGGCGGCGCGGCTCCCAAGGACAACATTCTCGAGACCCTTTCTCGTGTCTGCACTGTCCGTGGTGTATACGTCGGCTCTCGCGAGCAGCTTGAGGCCATGTGTGCCGAGATTGAGAAGCATGACATCCACCCTGTCATGGACAAGACAGTCTTTACTCTTGAAAAGGCGAAGGAGGCTTATGAGTACATGTGGGCCAAGAAGCACACTGGCAAGATTCCCATCACGATTGAGTAA
- a CDS encoding uncharacterized protein (COG:E; EggNog:ENOG503PASM), whose translation MKLLTGYLLLQTAGLATALHPKLEDFKQKAIDSGVALKALNGIALAKALTKFSGTCTPSKVKYRREWRTISKSDRRKFIAAVKCIMAKPSTLPPGEVPGAKSLYDDIVWAHARRSGLVHNSGTFLLFHRYYLHTYETELSACGWTAGLPYWEWGLDITGPHLSPVFDGSDTSLGGDGEFIPNRPPFSIPWIDPLTPEIIIPPGTGGGCVKTGPFVHHKVRLGPFNMTETFPVEPEDGRGDNERCLIRDLNKGGIERWASFRNSTELILGSGDIFEFHVNAEGDPRWVPTKPMGVHGGGHSSIGGVGGHAADPVISPYDPAFWLTHGQLDRVYWIWQMLDLESRSDVFGTGTWLNIPPSPNVTVEDSIDVLPHQPPRKLKELMSTVAGSPFCFVYV comes from the exons ATGAAGCTCCTCACAGGctaccttctcctccaaactGCCGGCCTAGCCACGGCCCTGCACCCCAAGCTCGAGGACTTCAAGCAAAAAGCAATCGACTCCGGCGTCGCCCTCAAAGCCCTCAATGGTatcgccctcgccaaagccCTCACCAAATTCAGCGGCACATGCACCCCCTCCAAAGTGAAATACCGCCGCGAATGGCGCACCATCTCCAAGTCCGACCGCAGAAAGTTCATCGCCGCGGTCAAGTGCATCATGGCAAAACCCAGCACGCTCCCTCCGGGGGAAGTCCCCGGCGCCAAGTCATTATACGATGATATCGTCTGGGCCCATGCGCGAAGAAGCGGTCTCGTTCACAACAGC GGaaccttcctcctcttccaccgcTACTACCTCCACACCTACGAAACGGAACTCTCCGCCTGCGGCTGGACCGCAGGGCTCCCCTACTGGGAATGGGGCCTCGACATAACCGGGCCCCATCTCTCCCCCGTCTTTGACGGTTCCGACACATCGTTAGGTGGTGACGGCGAGTTCATCCCTAACCGCCCCCCTTTTTCAATCCCTTGGATCGACCCCCTCACACCGGaaatcatcatcccacccgGGACGGGAGGTGGATGCGTCAAGACCGGTCCGTTTGTCCATCATAAAGTCAGACTTGGGCCGTTCAACATGACGGAGACGTTCCCTGTCGAGCcggaggatgggaggggggacaaTGAGAGGTGTTTGATTAGGGATTTGAACAAGGGGGGGATTGAGAGGTGGGCGAGTTTTAGGAATAGTACTGAGTTGATTTTGGGGAGTGGGGATATCTTTGAGTTTCACGTCAATGCT GAAGGGGATCCGAGATGGGTACCGACCAAGCCGATGGGTGTtcatggtggtgggcatTCGTCGATTGGCGGGGTGGGCGGGCATGCTGCTGATCCGGTGATTTCGCCGTATGATCCTGCTTTTTGGTTGACGCATGGACAGTTGGATAGGGTTTATTGGATTTGGCAGATGTTGGATTTGGAGAGTCGGAGT GACGTCTTTGGGACTGGCACGTGGCTCAACATCCCGCCTAGTCCTAATGTTACTGTGGAAGACAGCATCGATGTGTTGCCTCATCAGCCGCCGAGGAAGTTGAAGGAGTTGATGAGTACGGTTGCGGGAAGCCCGTTCTGTTTTGTCTATGTGTAA